A window from Malassezia japonica chromosome 1, complete sequence encodes these proteins:
- a CDS encoding uncharacterized protein (EggNog:ENOG503NXB1; COG:E; COG:H) — protein MSSTTAGSDVLPPLFEPTPVEAVTKDAPYVRTAACLIIGDEVLNGKTLDTNSNKLAKLCFELGIEMKHVEVIPDDQETIAESARRLSSKYDWVVTSGGIGPTPDDITYEALAKAFGNVALEHDQETIRRMQVGTAHRLGTTNVPDDVVRARERMALFPKGAEVIFPTREYWVPVVRVNGNVCVLPGVPRIFEGLLLAFQSYLRLDPAMRKPIRCLVQVNQPESALSPLLERLTRDGKQDEIRVGGTRAYTSP, from the exons ATGTCGTCTACCACAGCTGGAAGCGACGTGCTTCCCCCGCTCTTTGAACCCAcgccggtcgaggcggtgaCCAAAGACGCACCGTacgtgcgcacggccgcgtgcCTGATCATTGGCGACGAAGTGCTCAACGGCAAGACGCTGGATACCAACAGCAACAAATTGGCAAAACTGTGCTTTGAGCTCGGCATCGAAATGAAACACGTCGAGGTCATTCCGGACGACCAAGAGACGATCGCCGAGTCCGCACGGCGCCTCTCGAGCAAGTACGACTGGGTCGTTACCAGCGGCGGCATTGGCCCGACGCCCGACGATATCACgtacgaggcgcttgcCAAGGCATTTGGAaacgtcgcgctcgagcacgaccaAGAGACGATCCGCCGCATGCAGGTGGGCAccgcgcaccgccttgGCACGACCAACGTCCCGGACGAcgtggtgcgtgcgcgcgagcgcatggcgcTTTTCCCCAAGGGCGCCGAAGTCATCTTTCCCACGCGCGAATACTGGGTGCCGGTCGTGCGCGTGAACGGCAACGTGTGCGTGCtgccgggcgtgccgcgcatctTTGAGGGGCTCCTTCTCGCATTCCAGTCCTATCTCAGGCTCGACCCTGCGATGCGCAAGCCGATTCGCTGCCTCGTCCAGGTGAACCAGCCCGAGAGCGCACTTAGTccg CTCTTGGAACGCCTCACGCGCGACGGAAAGCAGGACGAGATTCGCGTGGG TGGAACGCGGGCGTACACATCTCCTTGA
- a CDS encoding uncharacterized protein (TransMembrane:12 (i79-97o142-163i175-196o202-223i243-268o274-293i376-395o415-436i507-525o531-558i570-589o601-620i); EggNog:ENOG503NYNP; COG:S) produces MQRSASQSSRRSAALPMGAGGHLPSRGVGPYALVDQSEVTDPLLQDAIEQEEAAEPDAAEADELAWLQALPWYRRPHPAWLYPLTLVFALAGGILLAPRMEMYLSLLCDEMGIERGPSSSGKAHIPSQACRQSPAAQRQLSMLQLLMLITNGVGCAFSAGFWSRMSDRKGRTRMMMVNVFGIFVMDVIVLIASTVPLHQLPFGVYFFAIGSTIEGLLGGYSAVNAMSQCYISDVTPSGSRARLFALMSGVLFAGVAIGPTIGGLLTVATGDVTATLWIATVLHGGIVAFLPFFPESLNKARQRAAEEDHKEAERSAPDVSWTERLRTAALAPLNSLRIIMPERAHEGYTAVPGDEHSAPDEHISVPCKHPSGSWDINMLLVSIAYFLESATIAIVPTKIQYVQLVFNWDSEMLGFFMSFTALTRMLMLVVCIPLFIRFVHRPLASIALPQDAQIEAHVDVPTELDADGRAVPTNPPRPWTASDRRVEQQWAQRAKLMRLIHDSRMDMRIAIGSCLITACGCVITATSRSAWLFFFAIFVTSIGGGVGSAVTSLGLALIRNPNEAGRLFGAWAVLSTVSSSIVGPFLFTFTFSQSAATAPSLVFYVVVAMQLLAALALLIVRLRSPASLAGLPPRPG; encoded by the exons ATGCAGCGCAGTGCCTCGCAGAGCAGCcggcggtcggcggccttgCCGATGGGCGCGGGCGGGCATCTcccgtcgcgcggcgtgggTCCCTACGCGCTGGTAGATCAGTCAGAAGTGACGGATCCCCTGTTGCAGGACGCGATCGAGCAGGAagaggcggccgagcctgacgctgccgaggcagacgagctcgcctggctccaggcgctgccgTGGTACCGGCGGCCGCATCCTGCGTGGCTGTACCCGCTGACGCTGGTGTTTGCGCTGGCGGGTGGTATTCtgctggcgccgcgcatggAAATGTACCTGTCGCTGTTATGCGACGAGATGGGCATTGAACGCggcccgagctcgagtgGCAAGGCGCATATCCCGTCCCAAGCGTGCCGCCagtcgccggcggcgcagcgccagctctCTATGTTGCAGCTACTGATGCTCATTACCAACGGTGTCGGCTGCGCGTTCTCCGCGGGCTTTTGGTCGCGCATGTCGGACCGCAAAGGGCGGACGCGCATGATGATGGTCAACGTTTTTGGCATTTTCGTCATGGACGTCATTGTGCTCATCGCGTCGACTGTGCCGCTGCACCAGCTGCCGTTTGGCGTGTACTTTTTCGCGATCGGCTCGACGATCGAGGGGCTGCTCGGTGGCTACTCGGCGGTGAACGCGATGAGCCAGTGCTACATTTCGGACGTGACGCCGAGCgggtcgcgcgcgcgtcttttTGCGCTCATGTCGGGCGTGCTGTttgccggcgtcgcgatTGGGCCGACGATCGGTGGCCTGCTTACGGtcgcgaccggcgacgTGACCGCCACGCTGTGGATCGCGACGGTGCTGCACGGCGGCATCGTCGCCTTTCTCCCCTTTTTCCCCGAGAGCCTCAACAaggcgcggcagcgtgccgccgaggaggaTCACAAAGAGGCGGAGCGGAGTGCGCCGGATGTCTCGTGGACCGAGCGCTTGCGTACcgccgcgcttgcgccgctcaaCTCGCTGCGCATCATCAtgcccgagcgcgcccaCGAGGGGTACACGGCCGTCCCTGGGGACGAGCACAgtgcgccggacgagcaCATCTCTGTCCCGTGCAAGCACCCGTCGGGGTCGTGGGACATTAATATGCTGCTCGTGTCGATTGCCTACTTCCTCGAGTCGGCCACGATCGCCATTGTGCCCACCAAGATCCAGTATGTACAGCTCGTGTTCAACTGGGACTCGGAGATGCTCGGTTTCTTTATGAGCTTTACGGCGCTGACGCGGATGCTGATGCTGGTCGTCTGTATTCCCCTGTTTATTCGGTTCGTGCACCGCCCCCTCGCCTCGATCGCGCTGCCGCAGGACGCGCagatcgaggcgcacgtcgacgtcccgaccgagctcgacgcggacggCCGCGCGGTGCCCACCAACCCGCCTCGCCCGTGGACGGCGAgcgaccggcgcgtcgagcagcagtgGGCACAGCGCGCAAAGCTGATGCGCCTCATACACGACTCGCGCATGGAC ATGCGTATCGCGATCGGCTCGTGCCTCATCACCGCCTGTGGCTGTGTCATTACAGCGAcctcgcggagcgcgtgGCTTTTCTTTTTCGCCATCTTTGTCACctcgatcggcggcggggTCGGCTCGGCCGtcacgtcgctcggcctcgcgctgatCCGCAACCCCAACGAGGCAGGGCGCCTGTTTGGCGCATGGGCCGTGCTCAGCaccgtctcgagctcgatcGTGGGCCCTTTTCTGTTTACCTTTACTTTTAGCCAAAGCGCTGCTACCGCCCCTTCGCTCGTATTCTACGTGGTTGTTG CCatgcagctcctcgcggcgctcgcgctgctcattgtccgcctgcgctcgcccgCGAGCCTCGCGGGGCTGCCGCCCCGCCCTGGATAG
- a CDS encoding uncharacterized protein (COG:I; EggNog:ENOG503NWZC) has product MAQILESDIPYVPAQTASGNLYDWITCNLSGCKDSDVAQYRLDGKGVTRKTIVEIADKVSYFLRNTLDIKEGERVAIISPNSTLYTAVTLGILRAGLVAVPLNPIYSADELVHPLKDSEISAAFVFPAIVPTVRAGIEKAQRSLTRPNGQPAIWLMDDADSVADLKTGERDFLKALTDKTFPTVRVRNSQEDVAFIVYSSGTSGKPKGVQLTHDNLKVGTETLRLGSQGDVGDLQVAIAVLPMFHIFGLNLTVLGSFLTGMVVVVVPRFDIEVFCAAIQKYKVTLALVVPPMLLGLARHPVVSNYDLSSLRIALCGAAPLSSELGDEVERRLPNLHVTQGYGLSETSPVVTYSLHQDYRQHKGSCGAVVPGCRVRLVDDDGKDVAHEQGENGKPGELWVQGGIVMKGYLNNKAANDECLTPDHWFKTGDIAIYKNKHLYIVDRKKELIKYKGFQVPPAELEALILTHPDIADVAVVGVNDKEQATELPRAYVAPRPNVLNAKTASEEEKQAFAKKVVDWVGERVANHKKLRGGVVVIEEVPKSASGKILRRFLRDRANPK; this is encoded by the exons ATGGCCCAAATCCTGGAATCGGACATTCCCTACGTCCCTGCGCAGACCGCGTCGGGAAA CCTTTATGACTGGATTACGTGCAACTTGTCGGGCTGCAAGGACTCAGATGTCGCACAGTACCGCCTGGATGGGAAAGGTGTCAC GCGCAAGACCATCGTAGAGATTGCCGACAAGGTCTCGTACTTTTTGCGGAACACGCTCGATATCAAGGAGGGCGAGCGTGTGGCAATCATCTCGCCGAACTCGACGCTGTACACGGCCGTCACCCTCGGTATCCTCCGCGCGGGTCTCGTGGCCGTGCCGCTGAACCCGATCTATTCGGCGGACGAGCTGGTGCATCCCCTGAAGGATTCGGAGATTTCCGCCGCCTTTGTCTTCCCTGCCATCGTTCCGACGGTGCGTGCAGGTATTGAAaaggcgcagcgctcgctcaCCCGCCCCAACGGCCAGCCGGCGATCTGGCTGATGGATGATGCGGACTCCGTGGCGGACCTCAAGacgggcgagcgcgacttCCTCAAAGCGCTCACCGACAAGACCTTCCCCACGGTGCGTGTGCGCAACTCGCAGGAGGATGTCGCATTTATCGTCTactcgagcggcacgagcggcaAGCCCAAGGGCGTGCAGCTCACGCACGACAACCTAAAGGTCGGCACtgagacgctgcgcctcggctcGCAGGGAGACGTGGGCGACCTGCAGGTCGCCATTGCGGTGCTGCCCATGTTCCACATCTTTGGTCTGAACCTCACGGTCCTTGGTTCGTTCCTCACTGGAATGGTCGTGGTCGTCGTGCCGCGCTTCGACATCGAGGTGTTCTGTGCGGCGATCCAAAAGTACAAGgtgacgctcgcgctggttgtgccgccgatgctcctcggcctcgcgcgccaccCCGTCGTGTCCAATTACGACCTGAGCTCTCTGCGGATTGCTCTGtgtggcgctgcgccgctttCTTCCGAGCTCGGTGACGAGGTTGAGCGCCGGCTGCCCAACCTGCACGTCACGCAGGGCTACGGCCTGAGCGAGACGTCGCCGGTCGTGACCTACTCGCTGCACCAAGACTACCGCCAGCACAAGGGCTCGTGTGGCGCGGTCGTTCCGGGCTGCCGCGTGCGTCTggtggacgacgacggcaagGATGTCGCTCACGAGCAGGGCGAGAATGGCAAGCCGGGCGAACTGTGGGTCCAGGGCGGTATCGTGATGAAAGGCTACCTGAACAACAAGGCGGCCAATGACGAGTGCCTCACGCCCGACCACTGGTTCAAGACGGGTGACATTGCCATCTACAAAAACAAGCACCTGTACATTGTCGACCGCAAGAAGGAGCTCATCAAATACAAGGGCTTCCAGGTGCCCCCGGctgagctcgaggcgctcatcCTGACGCACCCCGACATTGCGGACGTCGCCGTGGTCGGTGTCAATGACAAGGAACAGGCGACCGAGCTGCCGCgtgcgtacgtcgcgccgcgccccaACGTCTTGAACGCCAAGACAGCGTCCGAGGAGGAGAAGCAGGCGTTTGCCAAGAAGGTCGTGGACTgggtcggcgagcgcgtcgcaaaCCACAAGAaactgcgcggcggcgtcgtggtCATCGAAGAGGTGCCGaagagcgcctcgggcaaGATCTTGCGCCGCTTCCTCCGCGACCGCGCGAACCCCAAGTAA
- the NAM7 gene encoding ATP-dependent RNA helicase (COG:L; EggNog:ENOG503NUY7): MDDEARAAEAALEQRLHELTLEGVQYDSDLDPGSDTEAAKPEPPYACAYCGLADVRSCVQCTQCDKWFCNGRGSTAGSHIVTHLVRSRHKAVRLHPESPLGDTVPECYSCGSKNPFLLGFIPAKGNAVVVLLCRNPCAHAPSSKDMQWDTAQWSPLIQDRAFLPWFVAVPSNDQAKNVRQISARQISMLEDLWRENERATVADLQTNHVEEAVAKTQQQYVDAYEYQKIYSPLITIEAEYDKKLRESQVQHGVVVRWDTTRPQRPIAWLQLPQLESGEVRIAVGDEIKLKYHGELHAPWESLVQVVSVPQYAVTEVAVELRRGTGAPTQCTHNFTTEFVWKGTTFDRMQLALRSFAMENKSMSGYISRVILGHPVPPSMLSTEFPARFTVPGLPELNHSQVQAVKSVLSRPLSLIQGPPGTGKTVTSATIVYHLSQMNPGPVLVCAPSNVAVDQLTEKLHQTGLKVVRVMARSREAISSRVSFLSLHEQLAKACTSPELTKLSRMKQEHGELSTSDERRYRSMMKACERDILSAADVICTTCSGTGDVRLTNMTFRTVLIDEATQATEPESLIPIVHGCKQVVLVGDHKQLGPVIMNRKAALAGMKNSLFERLIRLGHRPLRLEVQYRMHPCLSEFPSNMFYDGALQNGVTAQERIQRGVDYPWPKPSTPMLFRQDLGQEEISGSGTSFLNRTEASSVEKMVTALLKSNVLPSQIGIVTPYEGQRSYLLTHMQMHGSLRKDLYREVEVASVDAFQGREKDYILVSCVRSSERQGIGFLSDPRRMNVALTRARYGLIIIGNPKVLSRNPLWYYLLVHFKEQQLLVEGPLSNMQPSMIQFPSQPPHVRGQRKRPADPSGDRRARAPTDVHAAWGAAAIGAPPLSFSKSDRLQDDDADLESLHGYKSQASVADDDISEPPTPAAHTSVTSFF, from the coding sequence atggacgacgaggcgcgtgctgcagaggcggcgctcgagcagcggctgcacgagctgACGCTCGAAGGCGTGCAATACGACTCGGACTTGGATCCTGGCTCTGATACCGAGGCGGCCaagcccgagccgccgtACGCGTGTGCATACTGCGGCCTGGCGGACGTGCGGAGCTGCGTGCAGTGCACGCAGTGCGACAAGTGGTTCTGCAACGGGCGCGGAAGCACTGCCGGGTCGCATATCGTGACGCACCTTGTGCGGTCGCGACAcaaggccgtgcgcctgcaccCCGAGTCGCCACTCGGCGATACGGTGCCGGAATGCTACTCGTGTGGCTCCAAGAACCCTTTCCTGCTCGGTTTTATCCCTGCCAAAGGCAATgcggtcgtcgtgctcTTGTGCCGGAATCCGTGTGCGCATGCGCCTTCATCGAAGGACATGCAGTGGGACACGGCACAGTGGTCCCCGCTTATCCAGGACCGTGCCTTTCTCCCGTGGTTTGTCGCAGTGCCCTCCAACGATCAGGCCAAGAACGTGCGTCAAATTAGCGCGCGACAGATTAGCATGCTCGAGGACCTCTGGCGCGAGAACGAGCGTGCGACCGTGGCAGACTTGCAGACGAACCACGTCGAGGAAGCGGTCGCCAAGACACAGCAACAGTACGTGGACGCGTACGAGTACCAAAAGATCTATTCGCCGCTCATCACCATCGAGGCCGAGTACGACAAGAAGCTGCGCGAAAGCCaggtgcagcacggcgtcgTGGTGCGCTGGGacacgacgcggccgcagcggcccATTGCCTGGCTCCAGctgccgcagctcgagagtggcgaggtgcgcatcgccgtcggcgacgagatcAAGCTCAAGTACCACGGCGAGCTCCATGCGCCATGGGAGTCACTGGTGCAGGTCGTTTCTGTCCCGCAGTACGCCGTGACCGAGGTGGCGGTTGAGCtacgccgcggcacgggcGCTCCGACGCAGTGCACGCACAACTTTACCACCGAGTTCGTGTGGAAGGGCACGACGTTTGACCGCAtgcagcttgcgctgcgctcgttTGCAATGGAGAACAAGAGCATGAGCGGGTACATCTCACGCGTAATTCTGGGGCATccggtgccgccgagcatgcTCAGCACCGAGTTTCCCGCGCGCTTCACCGTGCCGGGCCTGCCGGAGCTGAACCACTCGCAGGTGCAGGCGGTCAAGTCGGTGCTCTCGCGCCCGCTGAGCCTGATCCAGGGGCCTCCAGGCACCGGCAAGACGGTGACCAGTGCGACGATCGTCTACCACCTGAGCCAGATGAACCCCGGGCCGGTGCTCGTGTGTGCGCCGTCAAACGTTGCCGTCGACCAGCTCACCGAGAAGCTGCATCAGACTGGCCTCAAGGTAGTGCGTGTGATGGCGCGCAGCCGTGAGGCGATCAGCAGCCGCGTCAGCTTCCTGtcgctgcacgagcagctcgccaaggcctgcacctcgccggAGCTGACCAAGCTCTCGCGGATGAAGcaggagcacggcgagctgagcacgagcgacgagcggcggtACCGCTCGATGATGAAGGCGTGTGAGCGCGACATTctcagcgccgccgacgtcaTTTgcacgacgtgctcggggacgggcgacgtgcgtctTACGAATATGACCTTCCGCACGGTGCtcatcgacgaggcgacgcaggcgaccgagcccgagtcgctcaTCCCGATCGTGCACGGGTGCAAGCAGGTGGtgctggtcggcgaccaCAAGCAGCTGGGCCCGGTGATTATGAACCGCAAAGCGGCACTTGCGGGTATGAAGAACAGCCTCTTTGAGCGCCTcatccgcctcggccaccgcccgctgcgtctcgaggtGCAGTACCGCATGCACCCCTGCCTGTCCGAGTTTCCCAGCAACATGTTTTACGACGGTGCACTACAAAACGGCGTCACGGCACAGGAGCGCatccagcgcggcgtcgactACCCGTGGCCCAAGCCCAGCACACCGATGCTCTTCCGCCAGGACCTCGGGCAGGAGGAGATCTCGGGCAGTGGCACCTCGTTCCTGAACCGGACCGAGGCGTCCTCTGTGGAAAAGATGgtcacggcgctgctcaagtCGAATGTACTCCCATCGCAGATCGGTATCGTGACGCCATACGAGGGCCAGCGCAGCTACCTGCTTACACACATGCAGATGCACGGCAGCCTGCGGAAGGACCTCTaccgcgaggtcgaggtggcgagcgtcgacgcgTTCCAGGGGCGCGAGAAAGACTATATCCTCGTGAGCTGCGTCCGCAGCAGCGAACGCCAGGGCATCGGTTTCTTGAGCGATCCCCGCCGGATGAACGTCGCGCtgacgcgtgcgcgctaCGGCCTAATCATTATCGGCAATCCCAAGGTGCTGAGCCGCAACCCCCTATGGTACTATCTCCTTGTGCACTTCAaggagcagcagctcctcgtcgaggggCCGCTCTCCAACATGCAGCCCTCGATGATCCAGTTCCCGAGTCAGCCACCTCACGTGCGCGGGCAGCGTAAGCGCCCAGCCGATCCGTCtggcgatcggcgcgcccggGCGCCTACAGATGTGCACGCGGCGtggggcgccgcggcgatcggcgcgccgccactGTCTTTCTCGAAAAGTGATCGTCTGCAGGACGATGACGCGGACCTTGAAAGCCTGCACGGCTATAAGAGCCAGGCGTCCGTTGCAGACGACGATATCTCCGAGCCGCCTacgcccgcggcgcacactTCCGTAACATCATTTTTCTGA
- the APL4 gene encoding clathrin associated protein complex large subunit (EggNog:ENOG503NU8A; COG:U) has protein sequence MAAFFQKQQQVAALDPRLGGLMASAGLYNLRALIKGVRACKTLADERSLLQKESAAIRTSFKDDDAFLRYNNLSKLLYIHMLGYPAHFGQMECLKLVASPRFTDKRLGYLGIMLLLDENAQVLMLVTNGLKNDMNHSSMFVVGLALCTFANIASEEMSRDLCNEIEKLMGSANSYIRKKAALCAKRIVRKVPDLVDHFRERSLQMLSDKSHGVQLCALSLAIQICETEPAAISDYRRATSALVATLKNLLSTSFSPEHDVAGITDPFLQTKILRFLRVLGRESPEVSEAINDILAQVATNTEASKNVGNAILYECVLTILEIQADSGLRVMAINILGKFLGNRDNNIRYVALNTLNKVVSIDTNAVQRHRATILECLRDADISIRRRALELTYTLINESNVTALMRELLSFLEVADVEFKLNLTTQMCVAAERFAPNKRWHIDTMLHVLRVAGNYIRDEVLGSFIRLVCHTPELQGYTTQRLYAALHNDLSQHSQTLASVWVLGEFGETLLELGSFDDDGTRRDVSAKSVVDLLTSLLDSIYADEVAREYVLTALAKFYTRIGDRVQQERIVSLFAQYSDAVDVESQKRAIEYRALLQRGEIRAGVLETMPLPEIRQTILGAVSETKPVGSTRADQDALLDLAGGDAAPPAAAPKQNTHELLADIFGGGDAPPAAAAPQKSSTSDILGLFDAPTPQPSASVAQTTSALQDLDIFGESAPAAPTPPEQEAYNSHGVRVAFRVDKSTAQEVHLQARFAAQQPISGLSFQAAVPKSQKLQMFPITSSSIGPGAEATQAMQVTGAITGPLRLRIRLAFTTESGEAVREQVDWTQRA, from the exons ATGGCCGCCTTTTTCCAGAagcagcagcaggtcgcggcgctggatccccgcctcggcgggctGATGGCCAGCGCAGGCCTGTACAATCTGCGTGCTTTGATCAAaggcgtgcgtgcgtgcaAAACCCTCGCGGACGAGCGGTCGCTGCTGCAGAAAGAGAGCGCTGCGATCCGCACCTCGTTCAAGGACGACGATGCGTTTTTGCGGTACAACAACCTGTCGAAGCTGTTGTACATCCACATGCTCGGCTACCCCGCGCACTTTGGGCAGATGGAGTGCCTGAAGCTCGtggcgtcgccgcgcttcacggacaagcgcctcggctaCCTTGGCATCATGCTCTTGCTGGACGAGAACGCCCAGGTGCTGATGCTCGTGACCAATGGGCTGAAGAA CGACATGAACCACTCGAGCATGTTTGTCGTGGGCCTCGCGTTGTGCACCTTTGCCAACATCGCCTCGGAGGAAATGTCCCGCGACCTCTGCAACGAGATCGAGAAGCTGATGGGCAGCGCCAACTCGTACATTCGCAAGAAGGCCGCGCTGTGTGCCaagcgcatcgtgcgcaaggtgccggacctcgtcgaccacTTCCGCGAGCGCTCGCTCCAGATGCTCAGCGACAAGAGCCACGGCGTGCAGCTCTGTGCGCTGAGCCTCGCCATCCAGATCTGCGAGACGGAGCCCGCGGCGATCTCCGACtaccgccgcgcgacgtcggcgctggtcgcgacgctcaagAACCTCTTGTCGACCTCCTTTTCACCGGAACACGACGTGGCAGGGATCACCGATCCGTTCCTGCAGACCAAGATCCTGCGGTTCCTCCGTGTGCTTGGGCGCGAGAGCCCAGAGGTGTCCGAGGCGATCAACGAcatcctcgcgcaggtcgctACCAACACCGAGGCAAGCAAGAATGTCGGCAACGCGATTCTCTACGAATGTGTCTTGACCATTCTCGAGATCCAGGCGGATTCTGGCCTGCGTGTAATGGCGATCAACATCCTCGGCAAGTTCCTTGGCAACCGCGACAACAATATCCGCTACGTGGCACTTAACACGTTGAACAAGGTCGTCTCGATCGACACCAacgccgtgcagcgccacCGTGCGACGATCCTCGAGTGTctccgcgacgcggacaTCTCGatccggcggcgcgcgctcgaacTGACCTACACGCTGATCAACGAGAGCAACGTCACGGCGCTcatgcgcgagctcctctCCTTCCTCGAGGTCGCAGACGTTGAGTTCAAGCTGAACCTCACGACGCAAAtgtgcgtcgccgccgagcgctttgCGCCGAACAAGCGCTGGCACATTGACACGATGCTGCATGtgctccgcgtcgcgggcaACTACatccgcgacgaggtgctcggctcgTTCATCCGCCTCGTGTGCCACACGCCCGAGCTCCAGGGCTATaccacgcagcgcctgtacgctgcgctgcacaaCGACCTCTCGCAGCACTCAcagacgctcgcgtcggtgtgggtgctcggcgagttTGGCGAGACGCTCCTGGAGCTCGGCTCgtttgacgacgacggcacgcgccgcgacgtgaGCGCCAAGAGCGTCGTTGACCTCCTCACCTCGCTCCTCGACTCGATCTacgccgacgaggtggCGCGCGAGTACGTCCtgacggcgctcgccaagtTTTACACGCGCATTGGCGACCGTGtgcagcaggagcgcatcgtgagcctctttgcgcagtatagcgacgcggtcgacgtcgagtcTCAGAAGCGCGCGATCGAGtaccgcgcgctcctccagCGGGGCGAGatccgcgccggcgtcctCGAGACGATGCCGCTTCCCGAGATCCGCCAGACGATCCTCGGCGCAGTGAGCGAGACGAAGCCGGtcggctcgacgcgcgccgaccaggacgcgctgctcgatctggcgggcggcgacgctgcgccgcccgccgcggcgccgaagcAAAAcacgcacgagctgcttgccgaCATCTTTGGtggcggcgatgcgccgcccgccgcggctgcgccgcagaaGTCGTCTACGAGCGACATTCTCGGCCTGTTTGACGCGCCCACGCCACAgcccagcgcgagcgtcgcgcagaCGACCTCTGCCCTGCAGGACCTCGACATCTTTGGCGAGAGTGCGCCGGCTGccccgacgccgcccgagcAAGAGGCATACAATAGCCatggcgtgcgcgtcgcctttCGCGTGGACAAGAGCACGGCACAAGAGGTGCACCTCCaggcgcgcttcgccgcgcagcagcccATCTCGGGCCTGTCGTtccaggcggcggtgccCAAGAGCCAAAAGCTGCAAATGTTCCCGatcacctcgtcgagcatcggccccggcgccgaggcgacgcaggcgatgCAGGTGACGGGCGCGATCACGGgcccgctgcgcctgcgtaTCCGCCTTGCGTTTACTACGGAGAGCGGCGAagcggtgcgcgagcaggtcgacTGGACGCAACGTGCATAG
- the HYM1 gene encoding Hym1p (BUSCO:EOG092633QB; COG:S; EggNog:ENOG503NY6M), which translates to MNFLFKAKQRTPHELARSMREAIARLGVVQLSNGTLHLSETVGAETRRKVGEELYQSIQQAKHILYGEAGNEPVPELVAQFAQETYQDRLMQYLLVILPRLEFEARKDVVQIFTVLLQRSIGTRLPTVEYISSNPSIVLLALRGYEDADIALNTGMILHEMLQHEALAKILLYSEDFYRFPNYIDTSSFGVSCDAFANFREALVRHKSVAAEYIAQNYEHFFAMYNHLLDSTSYVAKRQSLKLLGEMLVDRAHYQMMLRYVADDGNLKRIMNLLRDRSKNIQLEAFHVFKVFVANPKKSPGVEAILQRNRARLLTFLSEFQRDRSDESFIDERQYVMQIIATLPAKGP; encoded by the exons ATGAATTTCCTGTTCAAGGCgaagcagcgcacgccgcatgagcttgcgcgcagcatgcgcgaggcgatcgcgcgcctcggtgtcGTGCAGCTCAGCAACGGGACGCTGCACCTGAGCGAGACGGTGGgtgccgagacgcgccgcaaggtcggcgaggagctctACCAGAGCATCCAGCAGGCGAAGCATATCCTCTATGGCGAGGCCGGCAACGAGCCCGTGCCTGAGCTTGTGGCGCAGTTTGCGCAGGAGACATACCAGGACCGGCTGATGCAGTACCTGCTCGTGATCCTCCCCCGGCTCGAGTtcgag GCACGCAAGGACGTCGTGCAGATCTTTAccgtgctgctgcagcggaGCATTGGGACACGGCTTCCGACGGTCGAGTACATCTCTTCTAACCCGTCGATTGtcctgcttgcgctgcgtggcTACGAGGACGCGGACATTGCGCTGAATACCGGCATGATCTTGCACGAGAtgctgcagcacgaggcgctcgccaagatCCTGCTGTACTCGGAGGA cttCTACCGTTTCCCCAATTACATTGACACGAGCTCGTTTGGCGTGTCGTGCGACGCGTTTGCCAACTTtcgc GAAGCGCTCGTGCGGCAcaagagcgtcgcggccgagtACATTGCGCAGAACTACGAGCAC TTCTTTGCCATGTACAATCACCTGCTCGACTCGACGAGCTACGTTGCAAAGCGGCAGTCGCTCAAGCTTCTCGGCGAGATGCTTgtcgaccgtgcgcacTACCAGATGATGCTGCGGTACgtggccgacgacggcaaCCTCAAGCGCATCATGAACCTCTTGCGCGACCGCAGCAAGAACatccagctcgaggcgtttCACGTGTTCAAGGTCTTTGTCGCGAACCCCAAGAAGTCGCCGGGGGTCGAGGCGATCCTCCAGCGCAACCGCGCACGGCTCCTCACCTTTTTGTCCGAGTTCCAGCGAGATCGCAGCG ACGAGTCCTTcatcgacgagcgccaaTATGTGATGCAAATCAttgc CACACTCCCGGCAAAAGGGCCATAG